A stretch of DNA from Aliarcobacter thereius LMG 24486:
TCCAATGATAAATAATCCAGAAGGTAAAAAGCTATCAAAAAGAGATGGTGCAATGGATGTAATGGATTATAAAAGAACAGGATATCTTCCTGAGGCATTATTGAATTTTTTAGTTAGACTTGGTTGGTCAAACAAAGATCAAGAGATTTTTTCTATGGAGGAAATGTTAAAACTATTTGATCCAAAAAATATAAATAAATCAGCATCAGCTTATAATGCAGAGAAACTACTTTGGTTAAATAGTGAATATATTAAAAATTCATCAAATAATAGACTTATAGAAGAGTTGAAGTTTTTTGATTTAGATTTAAGTAATTATTCTAAAAAAGAAGAAGTTTTAAATCTTTCTAAACAAAGAGCAAATACAGTTGTAGAATTAAAGAAATCAATAGAAGATATAATAAACGCACCAAAATCTTATGATGAAAATGGAGTAAGTAAATTTATAAAAGAAGATAGTGCAGATATTTTAAAAGAATATCTTGAACTTTTAAGAAACAATCAAGGTAAATTCTCAAATATTGAAGAGTTAGAGAACATTACAAAACCTTTTATTAGTGAAAAAGGATTAAAATTCCCACAAATTTTTCAACCAATAAGAATTTCATTAACTGGTGGAACACAGGCACCATCGGTATATGATATACTTTTTATACTAGGATTTGATGAAGTTGAGAGAAGAATTATTCTAGCATTGGAAAAAAATTTTAAAAACTCTTGATTTAGATTTTTTTTTAAGGCATAATATCTAACTTTTTCAAAGGATAAAAAATATGAACATTTACGTAGGTAATTTATCGTATAAAATGAGCGATAAAGATTTAGAAGCAGTATTTGCTAAGTTTGGTGCAGTTAAAAGTGCAAAAATAATTATGGATAGAGAAACTGGAAGATCAAAAGGTTTTGCATTTGTTGAAATGGAAGAAGCTAGTGCTGGAAATGCTGCGATCGAAGCTCTAAATGGTAAAGAGACTGATGGTAGAACTTTAAGAGTAAATGAAGCTAAACCAAAAGAAGATAGACCAAGAGATAGTAGACCAAGAAGAGAATTCTAGTCTAAATTACTGGGGTGAAAACCCCACTTTAAAAAATGAAAATCTTACTTCTAGAAGATGATTTAATCTTAAATGAAATCTTAGAAGAACACTTAAAAAAACAGAATTACGAAGTTACAACTACCTTTTTTGCGAATGAAGCCATAGAATATTTATATTCTGAAAGTTTTGATTTGTTAATTTTAGACGTAAATGTTCCAGATCAAAATGGCTTTGACTTACTAAAAGAGTTAAGAGATAAGAATATTTCAACTCCAGCTATATTTATAACATCATTAAATATGATAGAAGATATGCAAAAAGGTTTTGATAGTGGATGTGATGATTATATAAAAAAACCTTTTGAGTTAAAAGAGCTTGACTTACGAGTTAGTAATATAAAAAGATTATTTAATATAGGAATAAAAAAAGAGATTAAATTAAAAGATAATTTAATCTTAGATCTTGATAACTTAAGTATAAGAAAAGATGGAAATAATTTTAATATAACAAAAAAAGAGTTTGATATATTAATTTATCTTTATACTAAGCATCAAAAAGTGGTTAGTATAGATGAACTTATAAACAATATATGGTCATATGAAGATAGTATAGAAGCTAGTACTATCCGAACTTATATAAAGAATTTAAGAAAAATCCTGGGTGACCACTTGATATTGAATATTAGAGGAGTTGGTTATAAAATTAACATCTAAAGAAAAAAAAAGTTTTTTTAGATTTCTAAGTCTTTATTTGGGATCTTCTTTTATTTTACTTCTTTTATCACTATTTTTTTACTATCAAAATGAGAAAACATTATATATTGATTTAGTAAAATCAAATATGCAAACTCTTGTTTCAAAAGCATCAAATGAGATAATAGTATCTCATATGAGTAATAAAAAGTTTAACAAAGATAATATTTTAAATAATAATGAATATAAAATTGCTTTTTATAACAAAGAAAAAGAGTATTTGTTTGGTTCATTTAATGATGAATTAAATGAAGATATAGGGTTTTTTTATAATGAAGAGAAAATAAAATTAATAGATAATTCAACTGTTGGACATTTGGGTATTTGGTATATTGTTTTAGAAGACTTTAGTTTAAATAGTAGAATTACATCATTGAAATATCAAATATTTATTATATTTATACTTGTATATTTAATTATCTCTTTAGTTGGATATAGTTTAGCAAAGTTATTTCTAAAGCCAATAGAAGATGAAAGAGATAGGTTAAATAACTTTATAAAAGATACAACTCATGAGTTAAATACTCCAATTAGTGCAATTATAATGTCAAGTCAAGATAAAAATTTAAGTGAGAAACAGATTGAGAGAATAAAATTAAGTGCAAAAAGAGTGAGTGAAATTTATAGTGATTTGACTTATCTTTTTTTAGATAATAAAAATAAAAGAATTGAAGAAGAGTTAGACTTAAAGAAAATCATTGAAGAAGAAATTATAGCTTTTGAGCCTATGATTTCAAGGAAAAAAATAAAAGTGAAGTTTAATTTAAAAGAATTTTCTTATAAAATAGATAGAGATGATTTTATAAGAGTATTTAATAATCTAATCTCAAATGCAATTAAATATAATAAAATGGGTGGAGATATAGAAATAATCTTAAATGATAATAGTTTAGAGATAAAAGATAGTGGAATAGGAATAGATAGAGATAAAATAGATGATATTTTTAAAAGATATTACAGAGCAACAACTCAAAGTGGTGGTTTTGGATTAGGCTTAAATATTGTTAATATGATATGTACAAACTACAAAATTAAACTAGAGATAGAGTCTATTAAGAATAATGGCTCAACTTTTAAACTTATCTTTTAAAATAAAGAGATAAATATGCAGAACAAAGCAAAAGACATACTTACATATAAGAATAAATTAGGAATTACAGCCTTAAAAGCAGATATAAATAATTTAATTTTAAAAAAGCATTCACACGAAGAGTATCACTTTGGTATCACTTTAAAAGGTGAACAAAAATATATATTAGATGGTTCTTCTATAATTTCTTACAAAAATGGAGTTACAATATTTAATCCAGATCAAATACATGAAAGTAAGCTAGGGAAATATGAATATATAATGCTTCTAATCAAAGAAGAGCTTCTTATGGAAGCTATGAAAAGAAAAGAGAAGATAAATTTTTCTACATCATTAACTTATAATGAAAAGTTAAAAGATGATTTAATAAAGCTTTCAAATGCTATTTTAAATCAAGAGAATGAGCTTCTTTGTAGAGAATTAGTATTAAATGTAGTAGATAATTTTTCAAATAAAGATTTAATTTACACTTATAATAAAGATAAAATTTTTATAGAGAAATCAAAAGAGATGATATATTATGAGCTTGAGAATATATTAAATCTAGAACAAATATCAGATGAGTTAAATATCTCAAAATTTCAATTTATTAGAAGATTTAAGTTAAATACAGGAATAACTCCTTATCAATACTTTTTAAATACAAAATTAAATCATGCCAAGAAATATTTAGATTCAACAAAAGATCTTTATGGTGCTGTTGTGGAGTTTGGTTTTTCTGATTTATCACATTTTAATAGACTATTCAAAAGGGTTTATGGAATAACCCCTTTTGATTATATA
This window harbors:
- the gltX gene encoding glutamate--tRNA ligase; the encoded protein is MVITRFAPSPTGYLHIGGLRTALYSYLWARRNGGVFRLRIEDTDLARNSQEALGAIIEAFEWVGLSYDDEVEYQSQRTKIYKEYINKLLENGNAYKCYMSKEELDSIRAKQEEAKQTPKYDGTWRPEDGKVLPVIPEGVEPVIRIKAPRLGTIEFVDGVKGDMKFDASFVDDFVIARSNGMPTYNFVVTIDDMLMNMTDVIRGDDHLSNTPKQIVIYNALGVKHPNFYHVPMINNPEGKKLSKRDGAMDVMDYKRTGYLPEALLNFLVRLGWSNKDQEIFSMEEMLKLFDPKNINKSASAYNAEKLLWLNSEYIKNSSNNRLIEELKFFDLDLSNYSKKEEVLNLSKQRANTVVELKKSIEDIINAPKSYDENGVSKFIKEDSADILKEYLELLRNNQGKFSNIEELENITKPFISEKGLKFPQIFQPIRISLTGGTQAPSVYDILFILGFDEVERRIILALEKNFKNS
- a CDS encoding RNA recognition motif domain-containing protein, with product MNIYVGNLSYKMSDKDLEAVFAKFGAVKSAKIIMDRETGRSKGFAFVEMEEASAGNAAIEALNGKETDGRTLRVNEAKPKEDRPRDSRPRREF
- a CDS encoding response regulator transcription factor, with the protein product MKILLLEDDLILNEILEEHLKKQNYEVTTTFFANEAIEYLYSESFDLLILDVNVPDQNGFDLLKELRDKNISTPAIFITSLNMIEDMQKGFDSGCDDYIKKPFELKELDLRVSNIKRLFNIGIKKEIKLKDNLILDLDNLSIRKDGNNFNITKKEFDILIYLYTKHQKVVSIDELINNIWSYEDSIEASTIRTYIKNLRKILGDHLILNIRGVGYKINI
- a CDS encoding sensor histidine kinase → MGSSFILLLLSLFFYYQNEKTLYIDLVKSNMQTLVSKASNEIIVSHMSNKKFNKDNILNNNEYKIAFYNKEKEYLFGSFNDELNEDIGFFYNEEKIKLIDNSTVGHLGIWYIVLEDFSLNSRITSLKYQIFIIFILVYLIISLVGYSLAKLFLKPIEDERDRLNNFIKDTTHELNTPISAIIMSSQDKNLSEKQIERIKLSAKRVSEIYSDLTYLFLDNKNKRIEEELDLKKIIEEEIIAFEPMISRKKIKVKFNLKEFSYKIDRDDFIRVFNNLISNAIKYNKMGGDIEIILNDNSLEIKDSGIGIDRDKIDDIFKRYYRATTQSGGFGLGLNIVNMICTNYKIKLEIESIKNNGSTFKLIF
- a CDS encoding AraC family transcriptional regulator, producing MQNKAKDILTYKNKLGITALKADINNLILKKHSHEEYHFGITLKGEQKYILDGSSIISYKNGVTIFNPDQIHESKLGKYEYIMLLIKEELLMEAMKRKEKINFSTSLTYNEKLKDDLIKLSNAILNQENELLCRELVLNVVDNFSNKDLIYTYNKDKIFIEKSKEMIYYELENILNLEQISDELNISKFQFIRRFKLNTGITPYQYFLNTKLNHAKKYLDSTKDLYGAVVEFGFSDLSHFNRLFKRVYGITPFDYISSIK